In Halococcus salifodinae DSM 8989, one genomic interval encodes:
- a CDS encoding MBL fold metallo-hydrolase has translation MDLRFLGGAREVGRSAVLVNDSLLLDYGMRSGTPPGFPVGSVDPEAVVVSHGHLDHAGVVPGLLSGDSRPSIHWTPPTGELARTLARDTLKLHGGSYRCPFTETDLKRVSEVATTHSYRESFTAAGHAVTFFDAGHIPGSAHVLVDDGDTSLLYTGDFHTGTSQNDGSVGDRTNEIEASVGGQRLVPPTTARPDADVVLCESTYSDVEHEDRAAVEERFVESVRTTLWEGGTVVIPAFAIGRTQELLLVCSEYDIPCYVDGMGQGVTEMLRQYPEFVRDADALQRATSHARFVTGRDGQRKRIAEQSTAIVTTSGMLSGGPAMTYIPAISGHPVNKIALTGYQVEGTPGRDLLDTGSAEIDGRRMPVSAQVEQYDFSAHADRDGLFDYLDSYRDSQVLVNHGDRCEAFAAELQDEGIDAAAPDLGDTIEI, from the coding sequence ATGGATCTCCGCTTTCTCGGGGGCGCTCGCGAGGTCGGTCGGAGCGCCGTCCTCGTCAACGACTCTCTTCTACTCGATTACGGGATGCGATCGGGCACGCCGCCGGGGTTTCCCGTCGGATCGGTCGATCCCGAAGCGGTGGTCGTCTCGCATGGCCACCTCGACCACGCCGGGGTCGTGCCTGGGCTGCTTTCGGGTGATTCCCGCCCCTCGATCCACTGGACGCCACCGACCGGCGAGCTCGCCCGAACCCTCGCGCGAGACACGCTCAAACTCCACGGCGGCTCCTATCGGTGCCCGTTCACCGAGACCGACCTCAAACGCGTCAGTGAAGTCGCCACGACCCACAGCTATCGTGAGTCGTTCACCGCCGCCGGCCACGCGGTGACGTTCTTCGACGCGGGCCACATTCCCGGTAGCGCGCACGTCCTCGTGGATGACGGCGACACCAGCCTGCTCTACACGGGGGATTTCCACACCGGAACGTCACAGAACGACGGCAGTGTTGGAGATCGCACGAACGAGATCGAGGCGTCCGTCGGCGGACAGCGGCTCGTTCCGCCAACCACCGCACGTCCGGATGCGGACGTGGTGCTCTGTGAGAGCACGTACTCGGACGTCGAGCATGAGGACCGTGCCGCGGTCGAGGAGCGGTTCGTCGAGAGCGTCCGGACGACGCTGTGGGAGGGCGGGACGGTGGTGATCCCGGCGTTCGCGATCGGTCGCACTCAGGAGCTGTTACTCGTCTGTTCGGAGTACGACATCCCGTGTTACGTCGACGGGATGGGCCAGGGAGTGACGGAGATGCTCCGCCAGTATCCCGAGTTCGTCCGCGACGCCGACGCGCTCCAGCGAGCCACGAGCCACGCCAGATTCGTCACGGGGCGAGACGGCCAGCGAAAGCGGATCGCCGAGCAGTCGACCGCGATCGTCACCACCAGCGGGATGCTGTCGGGCGGGCCCGCGATGACGTACATCCCCGCGATCTCCGGCCATCCGGTGAACAAGATCGCGCTCACCGGCTACCAGGTCGAGGGGACGCCGGGCCGCGACCTGCTCGACACCGGGAGTGCCGAGATCGACGGCCGCCGGATGCCGGTCAGCGCCCAGGTCGAGCAGTACGACTTCTCCGCACACGCCGATCGTGATGGACTGTTCGACTACCTCGATTCGTACCGCGACAGCCAGGTGCTCGTCAACCACGGCGATCGGTGCGAGGCGTTCGCGGCGGAGCTGCAGGACGAGGGGATCGATGCTGCCGCGCCCGATCTCGGCGACACCATCGAGATAT
- the coxB gene encoding cytochrome c oxidase subunit II, giving the protein MYPMVPLTALVMPLQSGLVPDGGRDEIFQTIFVWFLILGTIVGVVVIGYMLYNAYKFRDRGERDDDDGIDRPELGELPEGGGGGRKLALSLLLSAAIVISLITWTYFALVDVETRATQTDDSLNVQVEGFQFGWEFIYPNGNTSETLRVPANTTVQLTVTSRDVFHNFGIPAFKMKTDALPGQTTDTWFQPNETGTYQAQCFELCGAGHSAMNANVSVMEPDAYEQWYENTTPANTTGNATTNATTDNATATNATTGNATTANNATAATNGTTAA; this is encoded by the coding sequence ATGTATCCGATGGTCCCGCTCACGGCGCTCGTCATGCCGCTCCAGAGCGGTCTCGTTCCGGACGGCGGCCGCGACGAGATCTTTCAGACGATCTTCGTGTGGTTCCTGATCCTCGGGACGATCGTCGGGGTCGTCGTCATCGGGTACATGCTCTACAATGCGTACAAGTTCCGGGACCGCGGGGAGCGGGACGATGACGACGGTATCGACCGTCCCGAACTGGGTGAACTGCCCGAGGGTGGCGGTGGCGGGCGGAAGCTCGCGCTGTCGCTCCTGTTGAGCGCCGCCATCGTGATCTCGCTCATCACGTGGACGTACTTCGCGCTCGTGGACGTCGAAACCCGGGCGACCCAGACCGACGACAGTCTCAACGTGCAGGTCGAGGGGTTCCAGTTCGGCTGGGAGTTCATCTATCCGAACGGCAACACCTCCGAGACGCTCCGGGTGCCCGCAAACACGACGGTACAGCTCACCGTCACCTCGCGCGATGTCTTCCACAACTTCGGGATCCCGGCGTTCAAGATGAAGACCGACGCTCTCCCCGGCCAGACCACCGACACGTGGTTCCAGCCGAACGAGACCGGGACGTACCAGGCCCAGTGTTTCGAGCTCTGCGGCGCGGGCCACTCCGCGATGAACGCGAACGTGAGCGTGATGGAACCCGACGCGTACGAGCAGTGGTACGAAAACACCACTCCTGCGAACACCACGGGTAACGCTACTACGAACGCCACGACGGATAACGCGACAGCAACCAACGCCACCACAGGGAACGCGACGACGGCGAACAACGCGACGGCAGCGACCAACGGAACCACAGCAGCATGA
- a CDS encoding cbb3-type cytochrome c oxidase subunit I, translating into MTDRSEPTPDGGYAGAGEELPATTDDGDHATTESHGLPPYGSVKRWLVTTNHKDVGILYTVTALFFLVFGGVLALLMRVQLFSPGSGVLSPMGYNQTVSTHGLIMVFWFLSPFAFGFANYVVPLQIGAKDLAFPRLNALSYWLYLFSGLLLGVSFFQGGTFAGGWTMYAPLNIPTYTPSIGASTAILALLLFVVSVTVSSVNFLTTMHRMRAEGLTLRRLPLFTWTILLTVWMMLFAFAALLAALVILSTDRLVGTTYFAASSPGGSILWTHLFWFFGHPEVYIVFFPALGVMAETFQTFTGRRIVGRKWFIAAMVLVALQSFVVWMHHMFLTSINLQIKTLFMATTIGISLPFDLMVFSLIYTTIKGKVRFATPFLFTFGALILFIVGGITGVFLGAVVLDYQFRGTYWVVAHFHYVMVGGVTALIGGLYYWFPKMTGKMYDEFLGKVHFVLYFVGFNLLYFPMFVAWETPRRVFEYPEALTIWHQLATVGGFILGASFLVMFYNLTKSLVDGEAATGNPWAYSTTAEWAIPSPPPLENFPGVPSYRSGSLDFLGGSPEVADGGEVTDGGTLTTRDDHAHEAHAGEPESHASIWPFAIGVGAFFVFLGLSGFQEGTLAPGFAGGMYLTFALVGTAIGAVSLVALGRERFHAPTGPFGESWPFEAVENTKLGVWIFLASDIVLFGAFIGSYVFVRISAGWTGWELVPGDPIPGLMNTYLLLTSSFTVILALVAAEKRNRWGVVASLTTTILLGIGFLVNKGLEWNHLFHEGIAISSNVRTSTFFLTTGLHAAHVIIGLLIAVYMLVRAWRGAYLDDERPLEYFGLYWHFVDIVWLFLFPLFYIL; encoded by the coding sequence ATGACCGATCGATCAGAACCGACGCCGGACGGGGGGTACGCGGGAGCGGGCGAGGAGCTCCCCGCGACGACCGACGACGGGGACCATGCGACGACTGAATCGCATGGACTGCCGCCGTACGGATCGGTCAAGCGGTGGCTCGTCACCACGAATCACAAGGACGTCGGCATCCTCTACACCGTGACTGCGCTCTTTTTCCTCGTGTTCGGGGGCGTTCTCGCACTCTTGATGCGGGTCCAGCTCTTCTCGCCTGGGTCGGGGGTCCTCAGCCCGATGGGGTACAACCAGACCGTCTCGACGCACGGCCTCATCATGGTGTTCTGGTTCCTCTCGCCGTTCGCGTTCGGCTTCGCGAACTACGTCGTCCCACTTCAGATCGGTGCGAAAGACCTCGCCTTCCCCCGATTGAACGCCCTCAGCTACTGGCTGTACCTCTTTTCGGGACTGTTGCTCGGCGTTTCGTTCTTCCAGGGCGGGACGTTCGCCGGCGGTTGGACGATGTACGCGCCGCTCAACATCCCGACCTACACGCCGAGCATCGGGGCCAGCACGGCGATCCTCGCACTCTTACTGTTCGTGGTGAGCGTCACCGTCTCGTCGGTGAACTTCCTGACCACGATGCACCGGATGCGCGCGGAGGGGCTGACCCTCCGACGACTCCCCCTCTTCACGTGGACCATTCTTCTGACTGTGTGGATGATGCTGTTCGCCTTCGCGGCGCTGCTCGCGGCGCTCGTGATCCTCTCGACGGACCGACTCGTCGGCACGACGTACTTCGCCGCCAGTAGCCCCGGTGGGTCGATCCTCTGGACCCATCTGTTCTGGTTTTTCGGCCATCCAGAGGTCTACATCGTTTTCTTCCCCGCGCTCGGCGTGATGGCGGAAACCTTCCAGACCTTCACCGGACGACGGATCGTGGGCCGGAAGTGGTTCATCGCCGCGATGGTACTGGTGGCGCTCCAGAGCTTCGTGGTCTGGATGCATCACATGTTCCTGACCTCGATCAACCTCCAGATCAAGACGCTCTTTATGGCGACCACCATCGGCATCTCCCTCCCCTTCGACCTGATGGTGTTCTCGCTGATCTACACCACGATCAAGGGGAAAGTGCGCTTTGCCACCCCCTTCCTGTTCACGTTCGGCGCGCTGATCCTGTTCATCGTTGGCGGGATCACGGGCGTCTTTCTGGGGGCTGTCGTGCTCGATTACCAGTTCCGGGGGACGTACTGGGTGGTCGCGCACTTCCACTACGTGATGGTCGGCGGCGTCACCGCGCTGATCGGCGGGCTCTACTACTGGTTCCCGAAGATGACCGGAAAGATGTACGACGAGTTCCTCGGGAAGGTCCACTTCGTCCTCTATTTCGTGGGGTTCAACCTGCTCTACTTCCCGATGTTCGTGGCGTGGGAGACCCCGCGTCGGGTGTTCGAGTACCCCGAGGCGCTCACGATCTGGCATCAGCTCGCCACGGTCGGCGGGTTCATTCTCGGAGCTTCGTTCCTCGTGATGTTCTACAATCTCACGAAGAGCCTCGTCGACGGCGAGGCCGCCACGGGCAACCCGTGGGCGTACTCGACCACCGCCGAGTGGGCGATCCCGTCGCCGCCACCGCTCGAGAACTTCCCCGGCGTCCCGAGCTACCGGAGTGGCTCGCTCGACTTCCTCGGTGGTTCGCCGGAGGTCGCTGACGGCGGTGAGGTTACCGACGGCGGCACGCTCACGACGCGTGACGATCACGCACACGAAGCGCACGCGGGAGAGCCCGAGAGCCACGCGAGCATCTGGCCGTTCGCGATCGGCGTCGGAGCCTTCTTCGTCTTCCTCGGACTGTCGGGTTTCCAGGAAGGGACTCTCGCACCCGGTTTCGCCGGCGGCATGTACCTCACGTTCGCGCTCGTCGGGACCGCGATCGGTGCGGTGTCGCTCGTGGCGCTCGGCCGCGAACGGTTCCACGCCCCGACGGGACCGTTCGGGGAGAGCTGGCCATTTGAGGCGGTCGAGAACACCAAGCTCGGCGTCTGGATCTTCCTCGCCTCCGATATCGTGCTGTTCGGTGCGTTCATCGGCTCGTACGTGTTCGTCCGGATTTCTGCGGGGTGGACCGGATGGGAGCTCGTCCCCGGCGATCCCATTCCGGGGCTGATGAACACCTACCTGCTCCTCACCAGCAGCTTCACCGTGATCCTCGCGCTGGTCGCGGCCGAGAAGCGAAATCGGTGGGGCGTGGTGGCGAGTCTGACCACCACGATCCTGCTCGGGATCGGCTTCCTCGTGAACAAGGGGCTCGAATGGAACCACCTCTTCCACGAGGGGATCGCGATCTCCTCGAACGTCCGCACGTCGACGTTCTTCCTCACCACGGGACTCCACGCCGCCCACGTCATCATCGGCCTGTTGATCGCGGTCTACATGCTCGTGCGGGCGTGGCGGGGGGCGTACCTGGACGACGAGCGCCCGCTCGAATACTTCGGGCTGTACTGGCATTTCGTCGACATCGTGTGGCTGTTCCTGTTCCCGCTGTTCTACATCCTGTGA
- a CDS encoding cytochrome C oxidase subunit IV family protein yields MPSTRLYAGIYVVLFVFATAQVAFEFVGLLESAYWIAFGGIIVLSLIKALFVAGYYQHLRYEPRSITFVVLSGLITALVLTIAASYSIT; encoded by the coding sequence ATGCCATCAACCAGACTCTACGCCGGGATCTACGTCGTGTTGTTCGTGTTCGCGACCGCCCAGGTCGCGTTCGAGTTCGTGGGGCTGCTCGAAAGCGCGTACTGGATCGCGTTCGGGGGGATCATCGTGCTCTCGCTGATCAAGGCGCTGTTCGTCGCGGGCTACTACCAGCACCTCCGATACGAGCCCCGCTCGATCACGTTCGTCGTGCTCTCGGGACTCATCACGGCGCTCGTGTTGACGATCGCGGCCTCGTACTCGATCACCTGA
- a CDS encoding DUF7577 domain-containing protein: MNAVWGLVMLVVLPLLQLPLIVYLSRRVETDEESPPPAGWGDGVYPPDPNVSQQVGQESADASTPDRSSPSTPPLLSASPAPSTLPESAASSTPSTIVCRRCDADNDPEFTYCHDCVARL, from the coding sequence ATGAATGCGGTCTGGGGACTCGTGATGCTCGTGGTGCTCCCGCTGTTGCAGCTCCCGCTCATCGTCTATCTCTCGCGCCGTGTCGAGACCGACGAGGAGTCCCCGCCCCCGGCAGGCTGGGGTGACGGCGTGTACCCACCCGATCCGAACGTCTCACAACAGGTCGGCCAGGAGTCGGCTGATGCTTCGACGCCGGATCGGTCCTCACCGTCGACGCCACCCCTACTGTCCGCATCGCCCGCGCCGTCCACACTACCCGAATCAGCCGCATCGTCAACCCCGTCGACGATCGTCTGCCGTCGCTGTGACGCCGACAACGATCCCGAATTCACGTACTGTCACGACTGCGTGGCGAGGCTGTGA
- a CDS encoding DUF7410 domain-containing protein, producing MTESLAPDSSAATDSERIPDTAIPEAETPAARCPYCSQPFRTEQACTLHVGDTHREAWTDDERAAYETAVDDEADDLFVFHLKVVGALSLLYAGYVLAYMIVLGLQS from the coding sequence ATGACCGAATCACTCGCCCCCGACAGTTCAGCAGCAACCGACAGCGAACGCATTCCCGACACCGCGATCCCGGAGGCGGAGACGCCCGCGGCGCGGTGTCCGTACTGCTCACAACCGTTCCGGACCGAGCAGGCGTGTACGCTCCACGTCGGTGATACTCACCGCGAGGCCTGGACCGACGACGAGCGCGCGGCCTACGAGACCGCCGTCGACGACGAGGCCGACGACCTGTTCGTCTTCCATCTCAAGGTCGTCGGTGCGCTCAGCCTGCTGTACGCCGGGTACGTGCTCGCGTACATGATCGTTCTCGGGCTACAGAGCTGA
- a CDS encoding DUF7537 family lipoprotein, with the protein MTRRTVLVVAVAMLVLLAGCSSLAGNGADSTETSAATNGTTIDNGTATATTTPTSSATPTTTSTPTATATQTATSTPTATQTATPTQTATSTPTPTQTATSTPTPTQTATPTPTATPTATPTPTPTATPTPTPTATPEPAIGAEPPLEAGSIASTHQSGLEAAGTFTVNSSSTIRGAGEDSGTDTSGARVDLDANSAYQVSQPTEEATRYTYAEGATAYKKNVLDAFDEPEYETDELGRPLAESLTAGRTVLETVRAVDYERSGTVTNDGQQLAVYVANGSDSVETGPLYQGEEITEFSSTLVVNPETGVVHRLQTERTTDAFSAGEPTTVVETLEFSNVGSTTVEQPDWVEQLKNGGD; encoded by the coding sequence ATGACGCGACGGACGGTACTCGTGGTCGCGGTCGCTATGCTCGTGTTACTCGCCGGCTGTAGCTCGCTGGCGGGCAACGGGGCGGATTCGACCGAGACCTCCGCAGCCACGAACGGAACGACCATCGACAACGGAACCGCTACCGCGACCACAACCCCGACTAGTTCGGCAACGCCGACGACGACTTCTACGCCGACAGCCACCGCGACGCAAACGGCGACGTCCACGCCGACGGCAACGCAGACGGCGACGCCGACGCAGACGGCGACGTCCACGCCGACGCCAACGCAGACGGCGACGTCCACGCCAACGCCGACGCAGACGGCGACACCCACACCGACAGCGACCCCAACGGCAACACCGACGCCCACTCCGACGGCGACACCCACGCCGACTCCCACCGCAACGCCGGAGCCGGCGATCGGAGCCGAACCGCCGCTGGAGGCTGGTTCGATCGCGAGCACCCACCAGAGTGGGCTCGAAGCGGCGGGGACGTTCACCGTCAACAGCAGCTCGACGATTCGCGGAGCCGGCGAGGATTCGGGAACCGACACCAGTGGAGCCCGCGTTGACCTCGACGCGAACTCCGCCTACCAGGTCTCCCAACCGACCGAGGAGGCAACCCGGTACACCTACGCCGAAGGTGCGACGGCGTACAAGAAGAACGTTCTCGACGCGTTCGACGAGCCGGAGTACGAAACCGACGAGCTCGGCCGGCCGCTGGCCGAGAGTCTCACCGCTGGCCGCACCGTTCTCGAAACGGTCCGTGCGGTCGACTACGAACGCAGCGGGACCGTCACGAACGACGGCCAGCAGCTCGCGGTGTACGTCGCCAACGGCTCGGACAGTGTCGAAACAGGGCCCCTGTATCAGGGCGAGGAGATCACCGAGTTCAGTTCGACGCTCGTGGTCAACCCCGAGACCGGCGTCGTCCACCGGCTCCAGACCGAGCGCACGACCGACGCGTTCAGCGCCGGTGAGCCGACGACCGTCGTCGAAACCCTGGAGTTCTCGAACGTCGGCTCGACCACGGTCGAACAGCCCGACTGGGTCGAACAGCTGAAAAACGGCGGAGACTGA
- a CDS encoding 30S ribosomal protein S6e, which yields MADFTVVVADPEEGAAHQRAVEGQDANRFIGRSIGEEIDGSAVGLDGYTVTITGGSDTAGRPMREDVAGPALTSILVDGGTGYKPTREGERKRITVRGREIGEETRQINASIADRGDQSVAELFGDGDADADADADDASDDDE from the coding sequence ATGGCAGACTTCACCGTCGTCGTGGCCGACCCCGAGGAGGGGGCGGCCCACCAGCGTGCGGTCGAGGGACAGGACGCAAACCGCTTCATCGGCCGTTCCATCGGCGAGGAGATCGATGGCTCCGCGGTGGGCCTCGACGGCTACACCGTTACGATCACCGGCGGCTCCGACACCGCCGGCCGACCGATGCGCGAGGACGTCGCGGGCCCGGCGCTCACGTCGATTCTCGTCGACGGCGGCACCGGATACAAGCCGACACGCGAGGGCGAACGCAAGCGGATCACCGTCCGCGGGCGCGAGATCGGCGAGGAGACGCGTCAGATCAACGCGAGCATCGCCGACCGCGGGGATCAGTCGGTCGCGGAGCTGTTCGGAGACGGCGACGCCGACGCCGATGCCGACGCGGACGACGCGAGCGACGACGACGAGTAG
- a CDS encoding DUF7112 family protein, producing MPERIPHDHLSVETVRATLARRGRSSRPRLALPDDADRFPTGTTRLVLDGETYHTQIESALDGDREITGAYDNARLARERDGTDRLDEWRQSSGIDLGRSVAVDVVESGFLYGVREPGESTVYEATEPPDEGLAAIAQDLDGDRDG from the coding sequence GTGCCCGAGCGGATCCCGCACGACCACCTCTCGGTCGAAACGGTGCGGGCGACGCTCGCGCGTCGCGGCCGGAGCTCCCGGCCACGGCTCGCGCTCCCCGACGACGCCGACCGCTTCCCGACCGGAACGACGCGCCTCGTGCTTGACGGGGAGACCTACCACACCCAAATCGAGAGCGCGCTTGACGGCGATCGCGAGATCACCGGCGCGTACGACAACGCCCGGCTCGCGCGCGAACGCGACGGCACCGACCGGCTCGACGAGTGGCGGCAGTCTTCGGGAATCGATCTCGGCCGGAGCGTCGCGGTCGACGTCGTGGAATCCGGATTCCTGTACGGCGTCCGTGAACCCGGCGAGAGCACGGTTTACGAGGCGACCGAACCGCCCGACGAGGGACTCGCCGCGATCGCGCAGGACCTCGACGGCGACCGCGACGGCTGA
- a CDS encoding DUF5807 family protein — protein MDSARTQFLAGDRPDDVLLFIAESAVSDLGTLAQHGEQVERGVVLILEAERGRSAFEGATGVDPMTLASSAMGSEGDLDLDAFEGECPEADANGEGGADEADDAETTTEEHAPRFVFGFAEERNEEAGGIYAEGDVIHAYAVCECGTAYSDRWVAGE, from the coding sequence ATGGACTCCGCACGCACGCAGTTTCTCGCCGGCGATCGCCCCGACGACGTTCTGTTGTTCATCGCGGAATCGGCGGTTTCGGACCTCGGCACGCTCGCCCAGCACGGCGAGCAGGTCGAACGCGGTGTCGTCCTGATTCTGGAGGCGGAGCGCGGTCGGAGCGCGTTCGAGGGCGCGACCGGCGTCGATCCGATGACGCTCGCGAGCTCGGCGATGGGTTCCGAGGGCGACCTCGATCTCGACGCGTTCGAGGGCGAGTGTCCCGAAGCGGACGCGAACGGTGAGGGCGGCGCGGACGAAGCGGACGACGCCGAGACCACGACAGAGGAGCACGCCCCCCGATTCGTCTTCGGGTTCGCCGAGGAGCGAAACGAGGAGGCCGGCGGGATCTACGCCGAGGGTGACGTGATCCACGCGTACGCGGTCTGTGAGTGTGGAACGGCGTACTCCGATCGGTGGGTGGCGGGCGAGTGA
- a CDS encoding phosphotransferase family protein has translation MSDESSATDAAIHGMVASLRPEWTVDSIRRSEHGTDLVAVLDVSTSSGRSDVVLKATTADFVAPAIARSEPRLLDLVGRETAIPVPQVFGFADSHPEYPAPFYLLENVPGENYEGCPADLDDDAREHVVVEAGRNLARLHDLGPLPQVGRVGVNEGELTVLDGEHGPVEDFNGWFQADIEAGLDALADGTYYPDLALEPERFVDLVPALREELGARLAALPEPAPPRYCHWDYGTATASSIRTQARREPSSTGRTCSPRSRRTTSRKPNRTCSTLGPATPQSGLRRSAIRSVMRTRPNGTTGRSRPRSRNASRRTVSNVAWTRWRVSRCGCKTARQRSETNESASIARSSRRFCSYRPRLRFLPPTDSAHSETDLFRRKISLAWKMSLQRRW, from the coding sequence GTGAGCGACGAGTCGTCGGCCACCGACGCCGCCATCCACGGAATGGTCGCTTCCCTCCGTCCGGAGTGGACGGTCGATTCGATCCGTCGCAGCGAGCACGGTACCGATCTCGTGGCCGTTCTCGACGTTTCGACATCCAGTGGACGGTCCGACGTGGTTCTGAAGGCGACGACCGCTGATTTCGTTGCACCCGCGATCGCTCGGTCGGAACCACGACTGCTCGATCTCGTCGGCCGCGAGACCGCGATTCCCGTCCCGCAGGTGTTCGGGTTTGCCGACTCCCATCCCGAGTATCCGGCTCCGTTCTATCTGCTGGAGAACGTTCCCGGCGAGAACTACGAGGGGTGTCCCGCCGATCTCGACGACGATGCCCGGGAACACGTCGTCGTCGAGGCTGGGCGGAACCTCGCCAGACTCCACGATCTCGGACCGCTGCCCCAGGTCGGACGGGTCGGCGTCAACGAGGGCGAACTTACTGTACTCGACGGCGAACACGGTCCCGTCGAGGATTTCAACGGGTGGTTTCAGGCTGATATCGAGGCGGGACTCGACGCGCTCGCGGACGGAACGTACTACCCCGATCTCGCGCTGGAACCGGAGCGGTTCGTCGACCTCGTTCCCGCGCTCCGCGAGGAACTCGGCGCGCGTCTCGCCGCGCTCCCGGAGCCGGCACCACCGCGGTACTGCCACTGGGACTACGGTACGGCAACTGCCTCGTCGATCCGGACACAGGCGCGACGCGAGCCGTCCTCGACTGGGCGAACCTGCTCGCCGCGGAGCCGGCGTACAACCTCGCGAAAACCGAATCGCACCTGCTCGACCCTGGGGCCGGCGACACCGCAGAGTGGGCTGCGGCGCTCAGCGATTCGTTCCGTGATGCGTACGCGACCGAACGGGACGACTGGGCGTTCACGGCCGCGATCGAGGAACGCATCGAGACGTACCGTCTCAAATGTCGCGTGGACGCGATGGCGTGTCTCCCGCTGTGGCTGCAAGACTGCACGCCAGCGGAGCGAGACGAACGAGAGCGCCAGCATCGCGCGTTCGTCGCGACGTTTCTGTAGTTACAGACCACGACTTCGTTTTCTGCCCCCGACAGACAGTGCACATTCCGAAACCGACTTGTTCCGACGGAAAATCTCGCTCGCATGGAAAATGAGTCTCCAGCGGCGGTGGTGA